The following nucleotide sequence is from Parcubacteria group bacterium.
CCCGCACTTCGGAAATCTCTATCCTTAATCCAGTTACAAATCAAGGGCATTTTCTCTCAACTTTTGCCAAAACTTTCGGACTGAGCCTTGCCAAATACAACTTCTGGGGCGACCAGAACTGGCGACATAATTATCCGCCGTATCCGCTCCTGGATCCTATTGCCGGAACCGCTTTCTTGTTTGGATTTATCTATATGATAATCAAGTCTTTTCATCTTTTATACCTCAGATTTGCCAAAAAAATCCGCGATGAAAAGTTTGCCATTTACATTACCTTGCTCGCTTGGTTTTTCGCGATGCTTGTTCCGGAATTTATGGGAGCCGAAGGCAACCCGCACGCCTTGCGATCCATCGGCACGCTTCCGGCAGTCTTCATCCTGGCTGGATTTGCTTTCAATTATTTCATCGGCCTTTCGGAAAGAAAAAATTTCAAACTTGTCCATTTTACCGCGCCCTTTGTCATTGTAATGCTCATTGCAATCGGAATGTTTAATCCGATAAAATATTTTTTCTTCTGGGCAAAAACTCCCGAAGCGGCTCAAGCTTTTGAAAAAACTATGACTAATATGCAAAGATATATCCAAACCATGCCGCCTCAGAAGGAAATTTTTGTGGCCGTCGGAAATATGCAAAGAGTCCCGGTTAGATTCTGGAACTGGAAGAATCCCAACTTCCACGACCTGAATCCGGAAGAAATAAGCTCTATTAACCCGAAAGATGCCGATAATTTCGTGGTAGTTTTCACGGATTTGGAAAAAGATAGCATCATAAATAATATTGAAACAAGATTTCCCGGAATAAAGTTTCAAGAATTTTCCGACCAGTTTGGAATGAAATTCTATGTATTGACAAAATAATATGAAATTATTTCTCGAAAAAAATTACAAAATATTAGTCGTTGTAATGCTCGGATTTATGTTTGTCGTTTCGGTTTTGAATGCCAAAAACGATAGCGCGATTTTCGATGAAACCGCTCACATCGGAGCGGCTTATAGCTATTTAACCCAACATGAAATTCGCCTCAATCCAGAACATCCGCCTCTCATTAAAGATTTAGCCGGAATTCCTTTGGCTCTAATG
It contains:
- a CDS encoding glycosyltransferase family 39 protein, which encodes MEIKNKKVATYILLTLIIALGFFLRVYNISSAPPGLYPDEAVNGTDALQANDTGEYQWFYPANNGREGLFMNIIAMCFKLFGASVLTLKLPSIIFGTLTIFGTYLLAKELFGKRVGLISSFLVAVSFWPLHFSRISFRANMLPFVLVFSFYYLFKGVRTKKMLDFAIGGLFLGLGLHTYIAFRVTPLILVVALIALIISQEKFLKNYWKHVVVFIVFTFLTAAPMLYTFFYAHPEYWASRTSEISILNPVTNQGHFLSTFAKTFGLSLAKYNFWGDQNWRHNYPPYPLLDPIAGTAFLFGFIYMIIKSFHLLYLRFAKKIRDEKFAIYITLLAWFFAMLVPEFMGAEGNPHALRSIGTLPAVFILAGFAFNYFIGLSERKNFKLVHFTAPFVIVMLIAIGMFNPIKYFFFWAKTPEAAQAFEKTMTNMQRYIQTMPPQKEIFVAVGNMQRVPVRFWNWKNPNFHDLNPEEISSINPKDADNFVVVFTDLEKDSIINNIETRFPGIKFQEFSDQFGMKFYVLTK